Proteins from one Xenorhabdus griffiniae genomic window:
- the cas1e gene encoding type I-E CRISPR-associated endonuclease Cas1e: MAFIPLKPIPIKDRNSMIFIGMGRIDVKDNAFVVIDEVNGERMHIPVGSLACIMLEPGTRISHAAVKLASTTGTLLIWVGEAGVRLYSVGQPGGARSDRLLYQAKLALDEDLRLKVVRKMFELRFGEPAPQKRNVEQLRGIEGARVRKTYQILAKQYGVKWHGRNYDHTDWDKGDLINRCISAATSCLYGVTEAAILAAGYAPAIGFLHTGKPLSFVYDIADILKFDTVVPIAFKVAATNSIAPDRQVRIACREKFRTDKILKRLIPLIEEVLAAGEISPPLPPADAQPPAIPEPISIGDIGHRSQ, from the coding sequence ATGGCATTTATTCCATTAAAACCCATTCCCATCAAGGACAGGAATTCAATGATCTTTATTGGTATGGGACGTATTGATGTCAAGGATAATGCGTTTGTTGTGATTGATGAAGTCAACGGCGAACGTATGCATATTCCCGTCGGCTCCCTTGCTTGCATTATGCTGGAGCCAGGCACCCGCATTAGCCATGCTGCGGTAAAATTGGCATCTACCACCGGAACATTGCTTATTTGGGTGGGAGAAGCCGGTGTCAGACTCTATTCCGTAGGACAGCCAGGCGGTGCGCGTTCAGACCGGCTGCTTTATCAGGCTAAGTTGGCACTGGATGAGGATTTAAGGCTCAAGGTTGTCCGCAAAATGTTTGAATTACGTTTTGGTGAACCCGCACCCCAAAAACGCAATGTCGAACAGCTTCGGGGCATTGAAGGTGCCCGCGTCAGGAAAACCTATCAAATATTGGCAAAACAATATGGCGTAAAATGGCACGGGCGCAATTACGATCATACTGATTGGGATAAGGGTGATCTCATCAACCGCTGTATTAGTGCAGCAACCTCATGCCTATATGGAGTGACCGAAGCCGCTATTCTGGCGGCGGGTTATGCACCTGCTATTGGTTTTCTGCATACTGGCAAGCCTTTGTCATTTGTCTATGATATTGCAGATATCTTAAAGTTTGATACCGTCGTGCCTATTGCATTTAAAGTTGCTGCCACCAATAGCATTGCTCCTGACAGGCAAGTCAGAATTGCTTGTCGTGAAAAATTCAGGACAGACAAAATTCTGAAACGCCTTATTCCCTTAATTGAAGAAGTGCTTGCGGCGGGCGAGATTTCCCCACCGCTCCCTCCTGCTGATGCACAACCCCCCGCGATTCCCGAACCAATTTCTATCGGTGACATTGGACACAGGAGTCAATAG
- the cas5e gene encoding type I-E CRISPR-associated protein Cas5/CasD, whose translation MKTYLVFRLYGALASWGVEAVGENRPTGIYPTRSAILGLLGAALGIRRDDETQLMALQQSVKIAIKQIVSGLLMRDYHTSQVPSQEKKLSHPTRKSELRDKSKLNTVLSSRDYLADGVWIIAISLTEQASFTLSALRDALLKPVFTLSLGRKSCPLALPMMPQLTESPSLKAALDTPFPLLPYQSEKANHYYWQRNHDVVSYFWEGDKDEITIPDTTILTHQLWDEPLSRSRWQFTQRTMHQLSFQLSVVEGTHVSV comes from the coding sequence ATGAAGACTTACCTGGTCTTTCGTTTATATGGGGCACTAGCCAGTTGGGGAGTAGAAGCGGTCGGTGAAAACCGGCCAACCGGCATTTATCCAACCCGTTCGGCTATTTTGGGGTTATTAGGTGCAGCACTGGGCATCCGGCGCGATGATGAAACACAACTTATGGCATTGCAGCAGAGTGTCAAAATCGCCATCAAACAGATCGTTTCCGGTTTATTGATGCGGGATTACCATACCTCCCAGGTTCCTTCGCAAGAAAAAAAATTGTCTCACCCAACCCGTAAAAGTGAGTTACGTGATAAATCCAAATTAAACACCGTACTGTCTTCACGCGATTATCTTGCTGATGGCGTGTGGATTATCGCGATTTCCTTGACCGAACAGGCCAGCTTCACCCTTTCTGCCTTGCGTGATGCGCTGCTAAAACCCGTTTTTACGCTGAGTCTTGGGCGAAAATCCTGCCCTCTTGCACTTCCGATGATGCCGCAACTGACAGAATCTCCGTCATTAAAAGCCGCCCTTGATACGCCTTTTCCTCTCTTGCCTTATCAATCAGAAAAGGCCAATCACTATTATTGGCAGCGTAATCATGATGTTGTGAGTTATTTCTGGGAAGGAGATAAAGACGAGATCACGATCCCTGATACGACAATACTGACGCATCAACTGTGGGATGAACCACTATCACGTAGCCGCTGGCAGTTTACGCAACGCACGATGCACCAATTATCGTTCCAGTTATCAGTCGTGGAGGGAACACATGTATCTGTCTAA
- the cas7e gene encoding type I-E CRISPR-associated protein Cas7/Cse4/CasC, with translation MSQFIQLHLLTSYPPANLNRDDLGRPKTARMGGAERLRISSQSLKRHWRISDLFQDALAEHLGFRTKRFGFQVYQRLLTGGIKEKQATEWASAIAEVFGKNKKDEPLEIEQLAHISPAEKEATFALADKLIAENRAPTKEELNLLSREKTAVDIALFGRMLASSPAYNVEAACQVAHAISVHSVAVEDDYFTAVDDLNAGKSDSGSAHIGETGFAAALFYSYICINKSLLIENLSGNETLANQAIAALTEAAIKIAPSGKQNSFGSRAYASYVLAEKGEYQPRSLSVAFLKPIDSEDQATDAIKALENQRENFDNVYGACADTRYSINAVAGKGCFAELLQFVTE, from the coding sequence ATGAGCCAATTTATTCAGCTACATCTGTTAACTTCCTACCCTCCTGCCAACCTGAACCGCGACGATCTCGGACGCCCTAAAACCGCCAGAATGGGCGGAGCGGAGAGATTAAGAATTAGTTCTCAAAGTTTGAAACGTCACTGGCGGATCTCTGACCTGTTTCAGGATGCCCTCGCAGAGCACCTTGGTTTTCGTACCAAACGCTTTGGATTTCAGGTTTATCAACGCTTGCTTACTGGAGGCATCAAAGAGAAGCAAGCAACTGAATGGGCTTCTGCCATTGCGGAAGTGTTTGGCAAAAATAAAAAAGATGAACCCCTGGAAATTGAACAACTGGCACATATCAGCCCAGCAGAAAAAGAGGCTACCTTTGCATTAGCCGATAAACTTATTGCCGAAAATCGCGCACCAACCAAGGAAGAGCTGAATCTGCTGAGCAGAGAAAAAACAGCCGTAGATATTGCATTGTTTGGCCGTATGCTGGCATCCAGCCCTGCCTATAATGTGGAAGCAGCCTGCCAGGTTGCCCACGCTATCAGCGTTCACAGTGTTGCGGTGGAAGATGACTATTTTACCGCTGTTGACGATCTCAATGCGGGCAAAAGCGATTCCGGTTCGGCTCATATTGGCGAAACTGGCTTTGCGGCTGCTCTGTTTTACAGCTATATCTGTATCAACAAATCTCTATTAATCGAAAATCTGTCAGGTAATGAAACCCTAGCGAATCAAGCCATCGCTGCCCTGACAGAAGCCGCTATTAAAATCGCCCCATCCGGCAAACAAAACAGTTTCGGCTCCCGCGCCTATGCCAGCTATGTGTTGGCGGAAAAGGGAGAATATCAGCCTCGCTCCCTATCTGTTGCATTCTTAAAACCCATTGATAGCGAAGATCAAGCAACCGATGCCATCAAAGCGTTAGAAAATCAGAGAGAAAACTTCGATAACGTTTATGGTGCTTGTGCTGACACGCGCTATAGCATCAATGCCGTCGCGGGTAAAGGCTGTTTTGCTGAGCTACTTCAATTCGTTACTGAATAA
- the cas2e gene encoding type I-E CRISPR-associated endoribonuclease Cas2e, with protein MSMTVVVTEAVPPRLRGRLAIWLLEIRAGVYVGNISHKIREMIWQQITELTEDGNAVMAWQTNTESGFDFQTFGENRREPIDFDGLRLVKFKPLSED; from the coding sequence ATGAGTATGACGGTGGTCGTAACAGAAGCTGTTCCTCCTCGATTACGGGGGCGGCTGGCTATTTGGTTACTGGAAATACGGGCAGGGGTTTATGTGGGTAATATATCCCATAAAATCAGGGAAATGATTTGGCAACAAATCACGGAGCTGACCGAAGATGGAAATGCAGTTATGGCATGGCAGACCAACACCGAATCTGGATTTGATTTTCAGACCTTTGGTGAAAACCGAAGGGAACCGATAGATTTTGATGGCCTGCGTTTAGTGAAATTTAAACCACTTTCTGAGGATTAG
- the cas6e gene encoding type I-E CRISPR-associated protein Cas6/Cse3/CasE produces MYLSKVALHPSAYSMQTPSRKQTKNDVYAYHQLLWQLFTEQEERNFLFRQEMSLSGRPEFLVLSTTTPIANSPRFQIQTKSFAPQLHNGQKLAFKLRANPTVCLTNKNSGKQLRHDVLMHAKRQARHAGSSGDLESAMMQAAQTWIQDEKRLANWGIRFDFAPDIERYTQHRSFKASGQKVAFSSVDFQGVLTLSDSELFLEQYQKGFGRAKSFGCGLMLIRAL; encoded by the coding sequence ATGTATCTGTCTAAAGTCGCCTTGCACCCTTCTGCTTACTCTATGCAAACACCGTCACGTAAACAGACGAAAAATGATGTCTATGCTTACCACCAACTCTTGTGGCAATTGTTTACGGAGCAGGAAGAACGCAATTTCCTTTTCAGGCAAGAGATGAGCTTAAGTGGCAGACCTGAATTTCTTGTGTTGTCCACGACCACACCGATAGCCAATTCCCCACGGTTCCAGATTCAGACCAAGTCTTTTGCCCCTCAATTACATAATGGACAAAAACTGGCGTTCAAACTCCGCGCGAATCCCACTGTCTGCCTCACAAATAAAAATTCAGGCAAACAGCTGCGCCATGATGTGTTGATGCACGCCAAGCGTCAGGCAAGACATGCTGGTAGCTCAGGAGACCTTGAATCAGCAATGATGCAGGCCGCCCAAACCTGGATACAAGATGAAAAACGGCTGGCTAATTGGGGGATTCGCTTTGATTTTGCTCCGGATATTGAACGCTATACCCAACACCGCAGTTTTAAAGCCTCTGGCCAGAAGGTGGCATTTTCCAGCGTAGATTTTCAGGGAGTGCTCACTTTGTCAGATAGCGAACTTTTCCTTGAGCAATACCAGAAGGGATTTGGCAGGGCAAAATCCTTTGGTTGTGGGTTAATGCTGATAAGGGCACTGTAA